A segment of the Rhizobium bangladeshense genome:
ATGCAGCCGAGTCTTGCTCTCCAAGACGATCAAGAGCATCTCCCGTCGCTTCTGGCAACAGATGCGAAGGAGTTGTCCTATCAACTCCAGCAGCATCAGGCAAAAATCTTTCCCCCGCTTTCCCAGAAGACGATCAGGACCTTCTCGCCTGCGGAAGCCGCAGCTTTCATCGGCATCGGCGAAGGCTATCTCAGGCAGGTGGCGGCAGACGGCCATGGCCCGGATCCGCTGGCAAATGGACGCCGACTCTATAGTGCAACCGACATGGACCGGATCCGCCGCGTCCTCGACGAGCGTAATGGCACGCCGAAATATGTGCCGGCCCGCAGGCCGGGCGAGAAGCTGCAGATCGTCTCCGTGATGAATTTCAAGGGCGGCTCGGGCAAGACCACGACCGCGGCCCATCTCGCGCAATTCATGGCGCTCCGGGGCTATCGTGTGCTCGCCGTCGACCTCGACCCCCAGGCGTCCTTGTCCGCGCTGTTCGGCCACCAGCCGGAGTTCGACGTCGGTGAAGGCGAAACGATCTATGGCGCGATCCGCTATGACGATCCGCGCCCCATAGCCGACATCGTGCGCGCCACCTACACGCCGAACCTGCATCTCATTCCCGGAAATCTCGAGCTGATGGAATTCGAGCACGAGACTCCGAAGGCGATGGCTTCGGGCACGGCGGAGACGATGTTCTTCGCCCGTATCGGCGAGGTCTTGACCGACATCGAAAGCCTCTATGACGTAGTGGTCATCGACTGCCCGCCGCAGCTTGGCTTCCTTACGATGTCGGCGCTCTGCGCGGCGACTTCGGTCCTAATCACGGTTCATCCGCAGATGCTAGATGTCATGTCGATGTCGCAGTTCCTGACCATGACAAGCGAATTGATGACGGTTGTGGAGAAGGCCGGGGGGCGCACCAGCTACGACTGGATGCGCTATCTTGTAACGCGGTTCGAACCGAACGACGGCCCGCAAAGTCAGATGACCGGCTTCATGCGGGCGATCTTCGGCAATCGCATGCTGCACAACGCGATGGTGAAGTCGACGGCGGTCGCCGACGCCGGCGTGACCAAGCAGACACTCTACGAAGTCGAGCGGTCGCAGTTCACACGTGGAACCTATGATCGGGCGCTTGAGTCGCTGAACCTCGTCAATGGTGAGATCGAAGCGCATATTCGCTCCACTTGGGGAAGGAGATAAGATGGCGCGCAAGAACCTCATCGAAGTTTCCGCACCGAGCCCGGCACGGGTGGAAGCGGTCGCGCCGCGCGACACTCGTCCGATTGCCGGCTTCGTGCCGCAGGAGCGCAGCGGCGGACCGGTTGGCGGCATCACCAAGACGCTCGGCAACATCACTGAAAAGATGGAACGCGCCAGCGAACTGGAACGGCAGCTTGCTGCTGGCCAGATGATCGTCGAGCTCGATCCCGGACTGATCGACGCTTCCTTCGTCAGCGATCGCCTGGCGATCGACGCGGCTGAACTCGCCGAGCTGGTCGAGCAGATCCGCGAGCATGGGCAGCAAGTCCCGATCCTCGTGCGTCCGCATCCGGAAGCCAAAGGCCGCTATCAGGTCGCCTATGGCCATCGCCGCCTGGCGGCGACGAGAGAGATCGGCGTCAAGGTGCGCGCGGTCGTCCGCGATCTGACTGACGGCCAGCTTGTCGTCAGCCAGGGGCAGGAAAACAGCGCCCGGACCAATCTCTCCTATATCGAGCGCGCGCTCTTTGCGTCGCGGCTCGAGGAACGCGGCTTCGGCCGCGACGTCATCATGGCGGCGCTAAGCGTCGACAAGGCGGCGCTGTCGAGGATGCTGATCGTCATACGGCAGGTTCCCTTGACGCTCATCAACGCCATCGGCGCGGCACCTGAGATCGGCAGGCGGCGATGGCTGGAATTTGGCGAGCAGCTGGAAAATGCGGATGTCGACAAGATCATTGCGGAGTTGTCCGCGGACGACACGCGCAAAATTTCGAGCGATGAGCGGTTTCACCGGGCGTTTGTCCTGGCAACGAAGAAGGCCGCGGCACAGAAGCCGACAATCGTCAAATCCGAGGTCGACGGCGTGCCGGTGACAGTCAAGAAAACGGCCTCTGGTGCCACCTTCGTCTTCGACAGCAAGAGCGCACCCGGCTTCGATCAATTCGTCCAGGAACGGCTGCAGGGGCTGTTTCAGGAGTTCAACAAGCACAGAGGAGCGTAGCGCGCAAAAGAAAAAGGCCCCCAACGACGCCGTCGTGGAAGCCCTTCTCAGATCCTAAGCACATCGAGAATCGCATTTCCACGAATCACAGTCAAGCGTCTTAGGCACCAAATTGGTGGATGGTTTTCTTTTGCCTGAACGAAGGTGAAGGCAATGGAGAGTGGATATGTGACGACGCCCTTTGGGCGGCGGCCGATGACGCTCGGCATGCTGGCGAACCAGCAACGGGCCGAGACAATCGAGCCGGGGATGAGACGCAGCAAGTGGAAATTGTTCAGGGCAATTTGCGAGGCGCGGCCGGCACTCGGCGTGACCGATCGAGCGCTGACGGTGCTCGATGCGCTTCTGACCTTCTACCCCAATGACGAAATTTCCGAGGAAAACGGCCTCATCGTCTTTCCCTCGAACGCGCAGCTTTCGCTTCGCGCGCGCGGAATGACGCCGGCGACGCTTAGGCGGCATCTTGCCGCGCTGGTCGAGGCCGGCTTGATCCTGCGCAAGGACAGCCCGAACGGAAAGCGCTATGCGCGCCGCGACAGGGAAGGAGCGATTGGCGAGGCCTTCGGCTTCAGCGTCGCTCCGCTGCTCGCACGTGCGGTTGAAATCGAAAGCCTGGCAGCCCAAGCCGTCGCCGACCGAGAGTTGCTGAGGGCGACCAGGGAGCGCCTGACGATCTGTCGGCGGGATATCTCCAAGCTGATTTCGGCAGCCATCGACGAAGCGGTTCCCGGCGACTGGGAGCAGATGACGATGATGTTTCGCGCACTTGTCGCCAGGATTCCACGTGTGGCAAGCGTCGAGGAGCTGACGGCACTGCTCGATGAGATGGGGTTGTTGCGCGACGAAGCTGTCAACCTGCTGGAAAGACATATTAAAACAGAAAAAATCGACGGCAATGAGTCTCAAATTGAGCGTCACAAACAGAATTCAAATCCCGACTCCACATCTGAACTTGAACCGAGCTTCGAAACGAAGCAGGGCGAAAAGGCAGTGCTCGACAAAGATCCGAATGCCGGGCCGCTTGGCGAGGCAAGACGTGAGCAGGCGAGGACGTCTACAGGAATGGGCAGCAAGGCTGCGGGCAGGACCGCTTCGCCGGCCGGCAATAGCCTGAAATCTTTCCCGCTCGGCCTCGTCCTCCAGGCTTGCCCTGGAATCGTAGACTATGGGCCGGGCGGAACGATCGGCAGCTGGCGAGACCTGATGTCGGCCGCCGTCATTGTGCGCTCGATGCTCGGCATCAGTCCTTCGGCCTACGAGGAAGCTTGTGTGGGCATGGGACCGGAGAACGCTGCGACAGTCATCGCCTGCATCCTGGAAAGGGGAGGGCATATCAATTCGCCCGGTGGTTATCTCCGCGATTTGACTCGCAGGACCGAAAAGGGCGAGTTCGCGATCGGCCCGATGCTGATGGCGCTTGTGCGGGCCAATGGTGGGCCAAGACGCTATGCCGGCTGATGGGTCGACGGCAGTGGTGTGGCTGCAGCATCCGGAAATGTTGTTCCAACTGGCGGCTTGGCGAATGGCTTCGGCTCAGGAAGTGGTCGCTACGACAGGCGTCAATGGGCTACTTGGTCAGCGCGGCGCTGTGGTGCTTTCCCGCAGGATCAGCTCGACCGGCCACAATTCGTGGATCTCGTCTGCGGCCCGCCCAGCGATAAGCTGGAGCGTTAGCTCAGCGCAGCGCGTTCCCGCCGCACGCATGGAGGATCGCGTGGTCGAGAGCGACGGCACCATGTTTTCGGCCGTCAGATAAGGGAAGACGTCGTCGTGGGCGATAACGGAAACGTCCTGTCCCACCGTCATCCCAAGCGAACGAACGGCGCGGTAGACACCAAGCGCTGTCATGGTGGAACCGGCAACGATGGCGGTTGGTGCATTCGTACTCTCGAGAAAAGAGCGGGCATGGCGAAAGCCGCTCTCGTCGGAGAATTTATCGCAGACCATCAGGTTGGGATCGGCGGTGAGCCCACGCTCCTGATGGGCTATGCGAAATCCCTGCTCGCGATGGATCGAATAGGTCTTGCCCCTCAGGCCATTGATCATGGCAACGCGGCGGTGCCCGAGATCGAGCAGGTGTTCGGTGGCTCGGCGCACGGCACCTTCATTGTCGATGTCGAGCCAGGCATGAACGTGCTCGGTCTCGGAGCGGCCGTGGACCAGGAAAGGCACGCCGAGGCTGTTCAGCATCTCGATCCGTGGGTCCCTGGGGCGTGGCGAATGAATGATCACTGCATCCACCCGGCGGCTTTCGACCAGGCGTCGATAGGCCTGGATCTCGTCGTCATCATTGTGTGCGGTAATAGGTGTGATGAGAATATCCGTATCGGCCGTTTCCAGGCGCTGCGCCATCCCAGACACGAATTCAGCGAAATGAATTTCTCCCGAACGTCCCATCATAACGCCTATCGCTCCGGCTCGTCCGGTCTTTAGGCGCACGGCATTGATATCGGGACGATAGCCGAGCCGCATTGCTTCGCTAGCAACCCGTGCGCGCGTGGCTTCGCTCACCTCCGGATAGCCGCTGAGTGCACGGCTGACCGTTGTCGGAGAAAGCCCTAGCTGCTTTGCAAATTCACGAAGTTTCATCGGTGTCTTCTTTGTCCGGGAAATCAATGGACGATGCGTTGGCGATACGCAACGGGCAAGTGCCAATTCGATGCAAATTGAAAACGATTTAAATTTTTTACTTTTAAATTTGAGCTACAGAGCTGAAAATCACGCCTTAAGCGTGGTCCCAGGATCAATTCCCGTCATTCACCTGCAACTCTAAAGAGCTGATTTGGTGTCTTGACGCCGCAAATGGCTTCTGTAATGGTCCGTTTGCCAAATCGATTTCAATTTCTGGGAGGAGATTATGAATAAGTTTGCTCTGGCTATATCCGCGCTTGGCGTCGCTATCGCTGCCGGCCAGGTCCATGCCGCTGAAATTTCGTTTGCCGCCAATACCACGGGGAAAAACGTCGAATTCCTGAACAAGCAGCTCGCAATTTTTGAGAAGAACACCGGCAATCAGGTCAAGCTCGTCACCATGCCATCGTCAAGCAGCGAGCAGTTCTCCCAATATCGCTTATGGCTTGCGGCCGGAAACAAGGACATCGACGTCTATCAGACCGACGTCATCTGGGCGCCACAGCTCGCCGACCAGTTCATCGATCTCAAGGAGTCCACCAAGGACGTGGTCGACCAGTTTTTCCCGTCCATCATAGCCTCGCAGACTGTCGGTGGCCGCCTCGTGGCGCTGCCGTTGTTTACCGATGCGCCGGCGCTGTTTTACCGAAAGGACCTGCTTGAGAAATATGGCAAGCAGCCGCCGAAGACCTGGGACGAGATGGCCGCAACCGCCAAGGAGATCCAGGATAAGGAACGGCAGACCGGACAGAAGGATGTCTGGGGCTACGTCTTCCAGGGCAATTCCTACGAAGGGCTTACCTGCAACGCGCTGGAATGGGTGAAGTCGTCGGGCGGCGGCCAGATCGTCGAGCCCGACGGAATGATCTCGATCAACAACGAGAAGGCAGCGGCAGCGCTTGAACGCGCCAAGGGATGGATCGGCACGATCTCGCCGCCCGGCGTGCTCGCCTATCAGGAAGAAGAATCGCGTGGTGTCTGGCAGACCGGCAACGCTGTCTTCATGCGCAACTGGCCCTATGCCTATTCCCTCGGCAATGGCGCCGACAGCGCCGTGAAGGGCAGGTTCGACGTGATGACGCTGCCGGTTGCGGCCGCCGGCGACAAGCCGTCCTCGACGCTCGGCGGCTGGAACCTGGCGGTTTCGAAATATTCCGAAAAGCAGGAAGCAGCGATCGCCCTCGTAAAATTCCTGACGTCGAAGGACGTTCAAAAGGCCCGTGCCATTGAGCTGTCCAATCTGCCGACACTGACCGACCTTTATGACGACAAGGATGTTGCAGCCGCACAACCCTTCATGCCGAACTGGAAGCCCATCTTCCAGGACGCGGTGCCGCGTCCTTCGGCGACAGCCAAGGTAAAGTACAACGAAGTTTCCTCGAAGTTCTGGACGGCAGTGCATAACACACTGTCCGGCAGCGGCTCAGCCGCCGAAAACCTCGAGCTTCTCGAAGCCGACCTGACGACCCTCAAGGGCGACGCCTGGTGAGTATCGGGACCGGCGGCCCTTCAGGTCGTCGGTCCAGTCTCCGCGCGGCTGAACAGGGGATAGGCTTTTCATGACTGAAATCGTAGTTCCACAAGCAGTTGAACCCAGGGTTTCCAACCTCAGAGCCTCTACGGAACTGCGATCTGAGCGCATCCGATCGGCCTGGGTGTTCCTCGCGCCGACACTGTTGATCCTGGCAATCGTCGCCGGCTGGCCGCTCTTCAGAACGATTTATTTCAGCTTTACCAATGCGTCACTCAACGACCTTGGCAATGCGCAATTCGTCGGCTTCGCCAATTATCTGTCGTGGGTGACACTGAAGAGCGGAAAGACCGTCTATCGCGGGCTGCTCGCCGACCCAGTCTGGTGGAATGCCGTCTGGAACACGGCTAAATTCACTCTCCTTTCGGTCGCGATCGAAACCATGCTCGGCTTGATCGTCGCGCTGGTGCTGAACGCGCAGTTCGTCGGGCGGGGAATCGTTCGGGCCGCAATCCTTATCCCTTGGGCGATCCCGACCATCGTATCGGCCAAGATGTGGGCCTGGATGCTCAACGACCAGTTCGGCATTCTCAACGATGTTCTGCTCGGCTTGGGCCTGATCAGCGAGAAGATCGCCTGGACCGCCAATCCGGAAACGGCGATGATCGCCGTGCTGATCGTTGACGTCTGGAAAACGACACCCTTCATGGCGCTTCTGATCCTTGCCGGGCTGCAGATGGTTCCGGGAGACATCTACGAAGCGGCCAAAATTGATGGCGTCAATCCGATCAAGGTCTTCTGGCGTCTGACGCTGCCGCTGATCCGGCCTGCCATCATGGTTGCCGTGATCTTCCGGATGCTGGATGCGATGCGCATCTTCGACCTGATCTATGTACTGACGCCCAACAATGCGCAGACGAAGACCATGTCGGTCATGGCGCGCGAGAACCTGTTCGACTTCGACAAGTTCGCCTATGGCGCTACCGCGTCGACGGTGCTTTTCCTCATCATCGCTTCCGTCACCATCCTTTATATCTGGCTCGGCCGCGTCAGGCTCGGCGGGGAGGAACGCTGATGCTGCTTTCGCTCACCAAGAATACGCTCTTCTACCTGCTCGTCACGATCATCGTCATCATTGCGGTATTTCCGTTCTATTACGCGATCCTCACGAGCCTGAAGACTGGGACGGCCCTTTTCAAAGTCGATTACTGGCCGACCTCGATCTTTTTCCGCAACTATGCTTCCGTGATGGGCCAGGGCGGCTTCGTCCGCAGTCTTGCGAATTCCGCGATGATCGCCTGCGTCGTGGTCTCAGCTTCGCTGTTGCTTTCGATTACCGCTTCGTTCGCTTTGGCCCGGGTGCACTTCCGCGGACGGGCGTTGTTGATGCTGACCATCCTCTCGGTCTCGATGTTTCCCCAGATTGCCGTGCTTGCGGGACTGTTCGAACTCATTCGCTGGATCGGCATCTTCAACACGCCCTTCGCGCTGATCTTTTCCTACATGATCTTCACGCTGCCGTTCACGGTCTGGGTGTTGACGACCTTCATGCGGGAGTTGCCGATCGAAATCGAGGAGGCGGCGATCGTCGATGGTGCATCGCCATGGGTAATTGTCACCCAGGTGTTCATGCCGTTGATGTGGCCGGCGCTGGTGACGACCGGACTGCTCGCCTTCATCACAGCCTGGAACGAGTTTCTTTTTGCGCTGACGTTCACATCCTCCGATACGCAGCGAACTGTCCCGGTCGCCATCGCCCTGCTTTCGGGCAACAGCGAATTCGAAATCCCCTGGGGCAACATCATGGCGGCTTCGGTGATCGTCACCGTGCCGGTTGTCGTGCTTGTTTTGATATTCCAGCGCCGGATCATCTCGGGGCTGACCGCCGGCGGCGTGAAGGGTTGAAGGAGTAGGACATGGCAGAAATCCGATTGGAAAATATCCGCAAGAGCTTCGGCGCCTTCGAGGTGATCAAGGGCGTAACGATGGACATCCGCCGAGGCGAGTTCATGGTGTTCGTCGGGCCTTCGGGATGCGGCAAGTCCACGCTGCTGCGGCTGATCTCCGGCCTCGAGGACATTAGCTCGGGAACCCTTTCCTTCGACAACGAGACCGTGAACCGGCACGCGCCCTCTAAGCGAGGGATCGCCATGGTGTTCCAGTCCTACGCGCTCTACCCGCATATGACGGTGTTCGACAACATGGCTTTCGGCATGAAACTTTCCGGGAGCAACAGAGACGAATGCCGCCAACGCGTCGAACAGGCCGCCGGCATGCTGCAGCTCTCATCCTACCTGGACCGCCTGCCGCGACAGCTTTCCGGCGGACAGCGTCAGCGCGTCGCCATCGGCCGGGCGATCGTACGCGATCCCAAGGTCTTTCTTTTCGACGAGCCGCTGTCCAATCTCGATGCGGCGCTTCGCGTCGCGACGCGGCTTGAGATCGCCAAGCTTCATCGCAGCATGCACGGCACGACGATGATCTATGTGACGCATGATCAGGTCGAGGCAATGACGCTGGCCGACCGGATCTGCGTGTTGAGGGACGGCGTCGTCGAACAGATCGGCACCCCGCTGGAGCTTTACGAAAGCCCGAATTCGGTCTTCGTCGCCGGCTTCATCGGTTCGCCAAAAATGAACTTTCTGTCTGGCGGGCTGGCACAGCCCTATGACAGCCATACGATCGGTGTACGTGCGGAGCATGTTTGCATCACAGCCGAGTCGCCGGTTTGGAGCGGCACGGTCATCCATTCGGAAATCCTCGGCTCCGATAGCTTCGTTTACTTGGATATCGGGGCCGATGAGCCGCTTGTCGTGCGGGAAGCCGGTGTCTCCCGTCATGAGCCGGGCCAGACACTTGGCCTGGCGCCACTTGCCGGCCACATCCACCGTTTCGACCGGTCCGGCCGGGCGCTCGAACGTGAATCCATGCGGGCTGCTTGATCTTCCAAGCATCGATGTCTTTCCCAGGCTCGATCCGCTTCTAATATAAGGAGAAAACGACATGACCATACGCACCGTTGTGTGGGGAGAGAATATTCACGAGAATACCAATGCGATCGTCCGGGGCATCTATCCCGAGGGCATGCATACGACGATCGCGAATGCGCTGAATAAGGATCCCGGCATCTCGGCGACGACGGCGACGCTGCAGGAGCCGGAACACGGGCTGAGCGAGGCCCGTCTTGCGCAAACCGATGTGCTGACCTGGTGGGGCCAC
Coding sequences within it:
- a CDS encoding carbohydrate ABC transporter permease, which translates into the protein MTEIVVPQAVEPRVSNLRASTELRSERIRSAWVFLAPTLLILAIVAGWPLFRTIYFSFTNASLNDLGNAQFVGFANYLSWVTLKSGKTVYRGLLADPVWWNAVWNTAKFTLLSVAIETMLGLIVALVLNAQFVGRGIVRAAILIPWAIPTIVSAKMWAWMLNDQFGILNDVLLGLGLISEKIAWTANPETAMIAVLIVDVWKTTPFMALLILAGLQMVPGDIYEAAKIDGVNPIKVFWRLTLPLIRPAIMVAVIFRMLDAMRIFDLIYVLTPNNAQTKTMSVMARENLFDFDKFAYGATASTVLFLIIASVTILYIWLGRVRLGGEER
- a CDS encoding ABC transporter substrate-binding protein, which gives rise to MNKFALAISALGVAIAAGQVHAAEISFAANTTGKNVEFLNKQLAIFEKNTGNQVKLVTMPSSSSEQFSQYRLWLAAGNKDIDVYQTDVIWAPQLADQFIDLKESTKDVVDQFFPSIIASQTVGGRLVALPLFTDAPALFYRKDLLEKYGKQPPKTWDEMAATAKEIQDKERQTGQKDVWGYVFQGNSYEGLTCNALEWVKSSGGGQIVEPDGMISINNEKAAAALERAKGWIGTISPPGVLAYQEEESRGVWQTGNAVFMRNWPYAYSLGNGADSAVKGRFDVMTLPVAAAGDKPSSTLGGWNLAVSKYSEKQEAAIALVKFLTSKDVQKARAIELSNLPTLTDLYDDKDVAAAQPFMPNWKPIFQDAVPRPSATAKVKYNEVSSKFWTAVHNTLSGSGSAAENLELLEADLTTLKGDAW
- a CDS encoding substrate-binding domain-containing protein, yielding MKLREFAKQLGLSPTTVSRALSGYPEVSEATRARVASEAMRLGYRPDINAVRLKTGRAGAIGVMMGRSGEIHFAEFVSGMAQRLETADTDILITPITAHNDDDEIQAYRRLVESRRVDAVIIHSPRPRDPRIEMLNSLGVPFLVHGRSETEHVHAWLDIDNEGAVRRATEHLLDLGHRRVAMINGLRGKTYSIHREQGFRIAHQERGLTADPNLMVCDKFSDESGFRHARSFLESTNAPTAIVAGSTMTALGVYRAVRSLGMTVGQDVSVIAHDDVFPYLTAENMVPSLSTTRSSMRAAGTRCAELTLQLIAGRAADEIHELWPVELILRESTTAPR
- the repA gene encoding plasmid partitioning protein RepA, producing MQPSLALQDDQEHLPSLLATDAKELSYQLQQHQAKIFPPLSQKTIRTFSPAEAAAFIGIGEGYLRQVAADGHGPDPLANGRRLYSATDMDRIRRVLDERNGTPKYVPARRPGEKLQIVSVMNFKGGSGKTTTAAHLAQFMALRGYRVLAVDLDPQASLSALFGHQPEFDVGEGETIYGAIRYDDPRPIADIVRATYTPNLHLIPGNLELMEFEHETPKAMASGTAETMFFARIGEVLTDIESLYDVVVIDCPPQLGFLTMSALCAATSVLITVHPQMLDVMSMSQFLTMTSELMTVVEKAGGRTSYDWMRYLVTRFEPNDGPQSQMTGFMRAIFGNRMLHNAMVKSTAVADAGVTKQTLYEVERSQFTRGTYDRALESLNLVNGEIEAHIRSTWGRR
- a CDS encoding carbohydrate ABC transporter permease; translation: MLLSLTKNTLFYLLVTIIVIIAVFPFYYAILTSLKTGTALFKVDYWPTSIFFRNYASVMGQGGFVRSLANSAMIACVVVSASLLLSITASFALARVHFRGRALLMLTILSVSMFPQIAVLAGLFELIRWIGIFNTPFALIFSYMIFTLPFTVWVLTTFMRELPIEIEEAAIVDGASPWVIVTQVFMPLMWPALVTTGLLAFITAWNEFLFALTFTSSDTQRTVPVAIALLSGNSEFEIPWGNIMAASVIVTVPVVVLVLIFQRRIISGLTAGGVKG
- a CDS encoding ABC transporter ATP-binding protein; protein product: MAEIRLENIRKSFGAFEVIKGVTMDIRRGEFMVFVGPSGCGKSTLLRLISGLEDISSGTLSFDNETVNRHAPSKRGIAMVFQSYALYPHMTVFDNMAFGMKLSGSNRDECRQRVEQAAGMLQLSSYLDRLPRQLSGGQRQRVAIGRAIVRDPKVFLFDEPLSNLDAALRVATRLEIAKLHRSMHGTTMIYVTHDQVEAMTLADRICVLRDGVVEQIGTPLELYESPNSVFVAGFIGSPKMNFLSGGLAQPYDSHTIGVRAEHVCITAESPVWSGTVIHSEILGSDSFVYLDIGADEPLVVREAGVSRHEPGQTLGLAPLAGHIHRFDRSGRALERESMRAA
- the repB gene encoding plasmid partitioning protein RepB translates to MARKNLIEVSAPSPARVEAVAPRDTRPIAGFVPQERSGGPVGGITKTLGNITEKMERASELERQLAAGQMIVELDPGLIDASFVSDRLAIDAAELAELVEQIREHGQQVPILVRPHPEAKGRYQVAYGHRRLAATREIGVKVRAVVRDLTDGQLVVSQGQENSARTNLSYIERALFASRLEERGFGRDVIMAALSVDKAALSRMLIVIRQVPLTLINAIGAAPEIGRRRWLEFGEQLENADVDKIIAELSADDTRKISSDERFHRAFVLATKKAAAQKPTIVKSEVDGVPVTVKKTASGATFVFDSKSAPGFDQFVQERLQGLFQEFNKHRGA
- the repC gene encoding plasmid replication protein RepC → MESGYVTTPFGRRPMTLGMLANQQRAETIEPGMRRSKWKLFRAICEARPALGVTDRALTVLDALLTFYPNDEISEENGLIVFPSNAQLSLRARGMTPATLRRHLAALVEAGLILRKDSPNGKRYARRDREGAIGEAFGFSVAPLLARAVEIESLAAQAVADRELLRATRERLTICRRDISKLISAAIDEAVPGDWEQMTMMFRALVARIPRVASVEELTALLDEMGLLRDEAVNLLERHIKTEKIDGNESQIERHKQNSNPDSTSELEPSFETKQGEKAVLDKDPNAGPLGEARREQARTSTGMGSKAAGRTASPAGNSLKSFPLGLVLQACPGIVDYGPGGTIGSWRDLMSAAVIVRSMLGISPSAYEEACVGMGPENAATVIACILERGGHINSPGGYLRDLTRRTEKGEFAIGPMLMALVRANGGPRRYAG